In Deferribacter desulfuricans SSM1, the following are encoded in one genomic region:
- a CDS encoding DUF6115 domain-containing protein: MNFSLILIIAFVLIGILYLFCLVLFLKIKQIEQKLVDISYDEVNLLVNELRELIIESERVSEKLDNGIREKESLLEDLVDLVDAKLNRYEMLESNLEKEKSLKDKILQLHKSGKSMSEIAKELDVSVTEVNLVIKLLNENR; encoded by the coding sequence ATGAATTTTAGTTTAATATTAATTATAGCATTTGTATTGATTGGTATACTTTATCTCTTTTGTTTGGTCTTGTTTTTAAAAATTAAGCAAATCGAACAAAAATTAGTTGATATTTCTTATGATGAGGTAAATTTACTTGTGAATGAATTGAGGGAGCTAATTATAGAGAGTGAAAGGGTATCTGAAAAACTGGATAACGGTATTCGTGAAAAAGAGAGTTTGCTTGAAGATCTTGTGGATTTAGTGGATGCAAAGCTAAATAGGTATGAGATGTTGGAGTCTAATTTGGAAAAAGAGAAGAGTTTAAAAGATAAAATTTTACAACTTCATAAAAGTGGTAAATCTATGAGTGAAATAGCTAAGGAGCTAGATGTTTCTGTTACCGAAGTAAATCTTGTGATAAAGTTATTAAATGAAAATAGATAA
- a CDS encoding anthranilate synthase component II, with translation MFLLIDNYDSFTYNLYALFDNAGVDVDIIKNDEFVDASKYHGLIISPGPSNPENSGNSLKYIEEYKGKLPIFGVCLGMQCIAYYKTGTYRQAKSIKHGKIDKIIKSKDSLILEGLPNKFEAVRYHSLAVNVAEEFVVARGESDGEIMAIEFRDELLFGVQFHPESIKSEYGDKIVQNFIKICGGCHV, from the coding sequence ATGTTTTTACTGATAGATAATTACGACTCATTTACTTACAACCTATACGCACTTTTTGATAATGCTGGTGTGGATGTTGATATAATTAAAAATGATGAGTTTGTGGATGCATCAAAATATCATGGGTTAATAATTTCTCCGGGGCCTTCAAATCCGGAAAACTCAGGTAATTCTTTAAAATATATTGAAGAATATAAAGGGAAACTCCCCATTTTTGGTGTTTGCCTTGGGATGCAATGTATAGCCTATTACAAAACAGGGACTTACAGACAGGCTAAGAGCATTAAACATGGCAAAATAGACAAAATTATCAAATCAAAAGATTCATTAATTTTAGAAGGGTTGCCTAACAAGTTTGAAGCTGTTCGTTATCACTCTCTGGCAGTCAATGTAGCTGAAGAGTTTGTTGTTGCAAGAGGGGAGAGTGATGGTGAAATTATGGCTATTGAATTTAGAGATGAATTGCTCTTTGGTGTTCAATTTCATCCAGAATCGATAAAAAGTGAATATGGGGACAAAATCGTTCAAAATTTTATAAAAATTTGTGGAGGGTGTCATGTATGA
- a CDS encoding CheR family methyltransferase: MINTGIIKIKDDEFIELAELIYKHAGITFTSNKKYLLENRLSRLLHELNFTSFKDYIYYLKYNIKGKFELQKLINLVTINETYFFRERGQIDYLTDKVVPFLISKGKRTIKILSAACSTGEEPYSIAIALKEKNLIGKARFDLIGVDINTEVIKTAQEGIYRSVSFRGVDPKIISKYFKKEDLNYFISDEIKRMVRFMQGNLTDKMLYLKVGKCDVIFCRNVLIYFDVDTKKLVIEHFYNALNTPGFLFLGHSETINRLNDKFVMENFKTGIVYKKE, from the coding sequence ATGATAAACACAGGTATTATAAAAATTAAAGATGATGAGTTTATAGAATTAGCAGAACTCATTTATAAGCATGCAGGGATTACTTTTACATCAAATAAAAAATATTTGTTAGAAAATAGATTATCAAGACTGCTTCATGAGCTAAACTTTACTTCATTTAAAGATTATATTTATTATTTAAAGTATAATATTAAAGGAAAATTTGAACTTCAGAAATTAATAAATCTGGTTACAATTAATGAAACGTATTTTTTTAGGGAAAGAGGTCAAATCGATTACCTTACCGATAAGGTTGTCCCTTTTTTGATTTCTAAGGGTAAAAGAACAATTAAAATATTATCTGCGGCATGTTCTACAGGTGAAGAACCTTACAGTATAGCTATTGCATTGAAAGAGAAGAATCTTATTGGTAAAGCAAGGTTTGATTTAATCGGTGTAGATATCAATACAGAAGTGATAAAAACAGCACAAGAAGGGATCTATCGGTCTGTTTCTTTTCGTGGAGTGGATCCTAAAATTATTTCTAAATATTTTAAGAAAGAAGATCTTAATTATTTTATTTCTGATGAAATTAAAAGAATGGTAAGGTTTATGCAGGGGAACCTTACAGATAAAATGTTGTATCTTAAGGTTGGCAAATGTGATGTGATTTTTTGCCGGAATGTGTTGATTTATTTTGATGTTGATACAAAAAAATTGGTTATTGAGCACTTTTATAATGCTCTTAATACTCCAGGTTTTTTATTTTTAGGGCACTCAGAAACAATTAATCGTTTGAATGATAAATTTGTAATGGAGAATTTTAAAACGGGTATCGTTTATAAAAAGGAGTAA
- a CDS encoding FeoA family protein: MKIASAKLNKEYIVIDIEKNDTQALKKICSLGILPGLKIKIVQKQPMIIFEVFNSRFAIDNELADKIIVKETN; the protein is encoded by the coding sequence ATGAAAATTGCATCAGCCAAACTAAATAAAGAATACATTGTTATTGATATTGAAAAAAATGATACCCAAGCTTTAAAAAAAATATGTTCTTTAGGTATCCTACCAGGTCTCAAAATAAAAATAGTACAAAAACAGCCAATGATTATTTTTGAAGTCTTTAACTCAAGATTTGCGATAGATAATGAACTTGCAGACAAAATAATCGTAAAAGAAACAAATTAA
- a CDS encoding PilZ domain-containing protein yields the protein MNKVVLKIYQKDDIRTIYAVFVDQKNFGIKSNGLSEDLFSDSLKIHALWYEGDDLVGADVEFLRRDGDVYYLKIISNVEKGLRREHYRIDYKGKYKIKLIDVDSLSDFKRIIDRKSIQAKSTMANKIKNIIQKETSSMQYVLRFLLEIDTKLDLVLESLSNKEIDLEFMEVDAIDISGGGLSFFSPEEIDKELFLYIEGDIRESLTRVKFYAIGKIVSEFKTPRGYIYGVEFKYIDNELREDIIKYVFEKDRELIKKSIQS from the coding sequence ATGAATAAGGTTGTTTTAAAAATTTATCAAAAAGATGATATAAGGACAATTTATGCAGTATTTGTTGATCAAAAAAACTTTGGTATTAAGTCAAATGGATTAAGTGAAGATCTTTTTTCAGATTCTTTAAAGATACACGCTTTATGGTATGAAGGTGATGATCTGGTTGGTGCTGATGTGGAGTTTTTGAGAAGAGATGGGGATGTTTATTATTTAAAAATTATATCCAATGTTGAAAAAGGGCTCCGTAGAGAACATTATCGAATCGATTACAAAGGGAAATATAAGATAAAGTTGATAGATGTTGACTCCTTATCAGATTTTAAAAGAATCATTGATAGAAAGAGCATTCAAGCTAAATCCACAATGGCCAACAAAATTAAAAACATCATCCAGAAAGAAACAAGTAGTATGCAGTATGTTTTACGATTTTTATTAGAGATTGATACAAAACTTGATTTGGTATTAGAATCTTTGAGTAATAAGGAAATTGATTTAGAGTTTATGGAAGTTGATGCAATAGATATAAGCGGAGGAGGATTAAGTTTTTTTTCACCAGAAGAGATAGATAAGGAGCTTTTTCTTTACATAGAAGGTGATATCAGAGAATCGTTAACCAGAGTAAAATTTTATGCAATTGGAAAAATAGTTTCTGAGTTTAAAACCCCAAGAGGTTATATTTATGGGGTTGAGTTTAAATACATTGATAATGAATTGAGAGAAGATATCATAAAATATGTTTTTGAAAAGGATAGAGAATTGATAAAGAAATCTATTCAGAGTTAA
- a CDS encoding SpoIIE family protein phosphatase gives MENIKFDEVINNIEELVLIVDKNYKIQYVNKQIKILSDKKPESVIGKKCYSTLFKRSEPCENCQLSTLKNKCFAKDIVHDTLNFRGFRKILRSRFECLDEDNLFLEVLKDITEEKVLVDKLTHQAKELKANNVILSLKRQEVERKHRFLTKVVNSISDGLLVVEQDYKIDLLNYKIADFVNKNYDSLKSGKCFQVYGFEEPCSDCPLKNPKVTKSVREVNDRKLTVYFNKFENYIVESVRDTTKEIYLLDEIKRQQAELKEKQYQMMKLNEDLLKMNEKLKKAQEIINEELRQVGEIQSSLLPDELPQLEGYDFGAFYTPAEQAGGDYYDCIEMSNGYWGFTVADVSGHGIPAAVIMAITRAIMRSYTYDVISAAEALSMVNEILCDNIYTNDFVTMFYLVMNSLTGECNFASAGHNPLLYFDKSEMVVRKITASGLFLGAFEEVDYEEGSFVMDSGDIAFMYTDGLVEAMNKSDEQYGYDLLINKIIMFQNEKCSDIINYIMEDVKEFTEGRPFEDDITIFVIKKESGG, from the coding sequence ATGGAAAATATTAAATTTGATGAAGTCATCAATAATATTGAAGAGTTGGTTTTAATTGTTGATAAAAATTATAAGATTCAATATGTAAATAAGCAGATAAAAATACTTTCTGATAAAAAGCCTGAAAGCGTTATTGGGAAAAAATGTTATTCAACACTTTTTAAAAGAAGTGAACCTTGTGAAAACTGTCAACTTTCCACTTTAAAAAATAAATGTTTTGCAAAAGATATTGTGCACGATACTCTAAATTTTAGAGGGTTTAGAAAAATTCTTAGAAGTAGATTTGAGTGCTTAGATGAAGATAATCTGTTTTTGGAAGTGCTAAAGGATATTACGGAAGAGAAAGTTTTGGTAGATAAACTTACTCACCAAGCTAAAGAGCTAAAGGCCAACAATGTAATTCTTAGTTTGAAGAGGCAAGAGGTTGAAAGAAAACATAGGTTTTTAACAAAGGTTGTTAACAGTATAAGTGATGGTTTGTTGGTAGTTGAACAAGACTACAAGATAGATTTATTAAATTATAAAATAGCTGATTTTGTAAATAAAAATTATGACAGCCTAAAAAGTGGGAAATGTTTTCAAGTTTATGGATTTGAGGAGCCTTGCAGTGATTGTCCTCTAAAAAATCCTAAAGTTACAAAAAGTGTTAGAGAAGTAAATGATCGAAAATTGACCGTATATTTCAATAAATTTGAAAACTATATTGTAGAAAGTGTAAGGGATACGACCAAAGAGATTTACCTGCTTGATGAGATAAAAAGGCAGCAAGCTGAGCTTAAAGAGAAGCAGTATCAGATGATGAAGCTCAACGAAGATCTTCTCAAAATGAATGAAAAGCTTAAAAAAGCTCAGGAAATAATAAATGAAGAGCTGAGACAGGTTGGTGAGATTCAGTCAAGTTTACTCCCTGATGAATTACCACAACTAGAAGGTTATGATTTTGGTGCTTTTTATACACCTGCAGAGCAAGCTGGTGGGGACTATTACGATTGTATAGAAATGAGTAACGGTTACTGGGGTTTTACTGTTGCCGATGTAAGTGGTCATGGGATTCCAGCTGCAGTAATTATGGCTATTACTAGAGCAATTATGAGATCTTATACTTATGATGTAATTTCTGCAGCAGAAGCTTTGAGTATGGTAAACGAAATCCTGTGTGATAATATTTATACAAATGATTTTGTTACAATGTTTTATCTCGTTATGAACAGCTTGACAGGTGAGTGTAATTTTGCAAGTGCTGGTCATAATCCGCTTCTCTATTTCGATAAATCTGAGATGGTTGTGAGAAAGATAACAGCATCTGGTCTATTTTTAGGCGCTTTTGAAGAAGTTGATTATGAAGAAGGTAGCTTTGTTATGGATAGTGGAGATATCGCTTTTATGTATACCGATGGATTGGTTGAGGCAATGAATAAAAGTGATGAGCAGTATGGTTATGATCTACTGATTAATAAAATAATTATGTTTCAAAATGAGAAATGTAGTGATATAATAAATTATATAATGGAAGATGTAAAAGAGTTTACAGAAGGTAGACCTTTTGAAGATGATATTACTATCTTTGTAATAAAAAAAGAGAGTGGAGGTTAA
- the feoB gene encoding ferrous iron transport protein B, whose protein sequence is MHKKEYKVLLVGNPNVGKSALFYNLTKKYASVSNYPGTTVSIFKGKTNIGPHHEVEFIDTPGFYNFNTITEEEKVTKDIILQNDYDCILHVVDAKNIARMLPLTFQFIEAGLPTILVLNMYDELECQGMEINITHLEHDLGIPVVKTAAIKNKGTENLMARILSVVEGRYNFQPINIKYSNNIEQLIEKIIKQLNSSYPISKRSIALLLIQKDKDTIQFVKERETNFDKIKEIIDSLSDNLHIEIASKRLELSQELCAEHFYSNGSKKQSKISSFFDKITLHPTFGFLAVLLILYFGFYKFVGQFGAGTLVDFIETKIFEESLNPYINQLFHKFLGDTIFFNLFAGDYGIITLGLRYAIAIVLPVVSTFFFMFSLLEDSGYLVRLSIILDKSMKKIGLSGRSVIPLILGLGCGTMATVVTRTLETKRERLLVTFLLALTIPCSAQLGVILGLFDKSFSALIIWFITILVVFLISGFILNKYTKGGSASFFMEVPPIRMPSIKNVFLKTFSRLKWYAIEVIPLFILASVLIWIGKLTKLFDVLSFILSFPAKMAGLPKQMGDIFIYGFFRRDFGAAGLYDIQNTLTVKNLIVASVILTLFVPCIAQFSMMIKERGFKTAMVIFLTVIPFAFFTGIILNLILTAVGY, encoded by the coding sequence ATGCATAAGAAAGAATATAAAGTGCTTTTAGTAGGTAATCCAAACGTTGGTAAAAGTGCGCTTTTTTATAACCTAACGAAAAAATATGCCTCTGTATCAAACTATCCTGGAACAACTGTTTCAATATTTAAAGGTAAAACTAACATCGGTCCACACCACGAGGTGGAATTTATAGATACCCCAGGTTTTTACAATTTTAACACGATTACTGAAGAAGAAAAAGTCACAAAGGATATTATCTTACAAAATGATTATGATTGTATTCTTCATGTTGTAGACGCAAAGAATATAGCAAGGATGCTTCCACTTACATTCCAATTTATCGAAGCGGGTCTACCCACAATACTTGTATTAAATATGTATGATGAGCTCGAATGCCAAGGGATGGAGATTAATATTACCCATTTAGAGCATGACCTTGGAATCCCTGTAGTTAAAACTGCCGCTATTAAAAACAAAGGGACAGAAAATTTGATGGCTAGGATTTTGAGTGTAGTTGAAGGAAGATATAATTTTCAGCCGATAAACATTAAATACAGCAATAATATAGAGCAACTGATAGAAAAAATAATTAAGCAATTAAATAGTAGCTATCCAATCTCAAAGAGGAGTATAGCTCTTCTTTTAATTCAAAAAGATAAAGATACAATACAGTTTGTAAAAGAAAGGGAAACTAACTTTGATAAAATAAAAGAAATAATTGATAGTTTATCAGATAATCTCCACATAGAAATAGCTTCAAAAAGATTAGAACTTTCACAAGAACTCTGTGCAGAACATTTTTATTCAAACGGCTCAAAAAAACAGTCAAAAATAAGTTCCTTTTTTGATAAAATAACCTTGCACCCAACTTTTGGTTTTTTAGCTGTTTTATTGATTCTGTATTTTGGATTTTACAAGTTTGTTGGGCAATTTGGCGCTGGAACTCTTGTGGATTTCATAGAAACAAAAATTTTTGAAGAAAGTTTAAACCCCTACATAAATCAGCTTTTCCATAAGTTTTTAGGAGATACCATATTTTTCAATCTTTTTGCTGGTGACTACGGAATTATAACTTTAGGCTTAAGATATGCAATCGCAATCGTTTTACCTGTAGTTTCAACCTTTTTCTTTATGTTTTCTTTATTAGAAGATTCAGGCTATTTAGTAAGACTCTCCATCATTCTTGATAAATCAATGAAAAAGATTGGATTAAGTGGGAGGTCTGTAATCCCTCTAATTTTAGGATTAGGTTGTGGTACAATGGCCACAGTTGTAACAAGAACCCTTGAAACAAAAAGGGAAAGATTGCTTGTTACATTTTTGCTTGCTTTGACAATACCATGCTCTGCTCAACTGGGTGTAATTCTTGGACTTTTTGATAAAAGTTTTTCAGCACTTATAATTTGGTTTATAACTATCTTAGTAGTTTTCTTAATAAGTGGCTTCATTTTAAATAAATATACAAAAGGGGGTAGTGCCAGCTTTTTCATGGAAGTTCCACCAATTAGAATGCCAAGTATTAAGAATGTATTTCTAAAAACTTTTTCAAGATTAAAATGGTATGCAATTGAAGTTATTCCACTTTTTATACTTGCATCAGTTCTGATATGGATAGGAAAACTTACCAAACTATTCGATGTATTATCTTTTATACTTTCATTTCCAGCAAAAATGGCAGGACTCCCAAAACAGATGGGAGATATTTTTATCTACGGATTCTTTAGAAGGGATTTTGGTGCTGCAGGATTGTACGATATTCAGAATACATTAACAGTAAAAAATTTGATTGTTGCTAGTGTAATATTAACTCTGTTTGTCCCCTGTATTGCACAGTTTTCAATGATGATAAAAGAAAGAGGTTTTAAAACAGCTATGGTTATATTTTTGACTGTTATACCATTTGCATTTTTCACCGGAATAATACTAAATCTCATCTTGACTGCTGTGGGGTATTAA
- a CDS encoding anthranilate synthase component I family protein produces MLNVNFKEFEKLSKEFRQIPIIREIVGDIYTPISLLRNFSNEKFLFLLESANIDKSFSRFTYFAKTAKKTLIFKKGKLYLIDKDGKKTELLVNPIDYLNSEMNEFKGAKFESIGDFCGGYVGFFGYEMANYMGILREKLYEGDESQLGLGYIDEFYVFDNKLGKFYSVCIADTSNSLEDEFRRCVKRTLEMVDELHVVNFDLTKSDSFINIKKDFEKDDFIETVKKVKDEIIRGEAIQIVISNKFEVDGFVNPVSFYRALRNINPSPYMFYFKFDDFIVCGSSPEIHLKIKDNKATLKPIAGTYPVEKDIEDVKRKLISDEKEISEHLMLLDLARNDLYRGCKPKTVKVNEAFVPEVYSHVVHIVSEVEGEKKEGISNLDLFAMTFPAGTVSGAPKVRAMELINQYEKSPRGFYAGCAGYFSFAGDMDTCITIRSAAFKNGKMILRAGAGIVYDSDPEREYFEVENKLGALFKAIEVTKNMEERYVFTDR; encoded by the coding sequence ATGTTAAATGTAAATTTTAAGGAATTTGAAAAATTATCAAAAGAATTTAGACAAATCCCTATAATACGAGAAATCGTGGGGGATATTTATACCCCTATTAGTTTGCTCAGAAATTTTTCCAATGAAAAATTTCTATTTTTGCTTGAAAGTGCAAATATTGATAAGAGTTTTTCAAGGTTTACCTATTTTGCAAAGACTGCGAAGAAGACACTAATTTTCAAAAAAGGGAAACTTTATTTAATTGATAAAGATGGGAAGAAAACAGAACTACTTGTAAATCCTATTGATTATTTAAACAGTGAAATGAACGAGTTTAAAGGTGCAAAATTTGAAAGTATTGGTGATTTTTGTGGTGGATATGTGGGCTTTTTTGGTTATGAAATGGCAAATTATATGGGGATTTTAAGAGAGAAATTGTATGAAGGTGATGAATCTCAACTTGGACTTGGATACATTGATGAGTTTTATGTTTTTGATAACAAGTTAGGTAAATTTTATTCGGTTTGCATTGCAGATACCTCAAATTCTTTAGAGGATGAGTTTAGAAGATGTGTAAAAAGAACCCTTGAGATGGTAGATGAGTTACATGTTGTTAATTTTGACCTCACGAAATCTGACAGTTTTATAAATATTAAAAAAGATTTTGAAAAAGATGATTTTATTGAAACTGTAAAAAAGGTTAAAGATGAAATAATTAGAGGCGAAGCAATTCAAATTGTCATTTCCAATAAATTTGAAGTGGATGGATTTGTAAACCCTGTGAGTTTCTATAGAGCGTTAAGAAATATTAATCCATCCCCTTATATGTTTTATTTTAAATTTGATGATTTTATTGTGTGTGGTTCATCCCCTGAAATTCATTTAAAAATCAAGGATAATAAAGCCACTTTAAAACCTATTGCCGGCACATACCCAGTAGAAAAAGATATCGAGGATGTGAAAAGAAAATTAATATCTGATGAAAAGGAGATTTCTGAGCATTTAATGCTTTTAGACCTTGCAAGAAATGACCTTTATAGAGGGTGTAAACCTAAAACGGTAAAAGTCAATGAGGCGTTTGTTCCGGAAGTTTATTCACATGTAGTGCATATTGTGTCGGAGGTGGAGGGGGAAAAAAAAGAGGGCATTTCAAATTTAGATTTATTTGCAATGACATTTCCTGCAGGGACTGTTTCAGGTGCTCCAAAGGTGAGAGCTATGGAGTTGATAAATCAGTATGAAAAAAGTCCTCGAGGTTTTTATGCAGGATGTGCTGGTTATTTCTCTTTTGCAGGGGATATGGATACATGTATCACAATTAGAAGCGCCGCTTTTAAAAATGGGAAAATGATTTTAAGAGCAGGAGCAGGTATTGTCTATGACAGCGATCCTGAAAGGGAATATTTTGAAGTGGAAAATAAGCTGGGAGCTCTTTTTAAAGCAATTGAGGTAACTAAGAATATGGAGGAAAGGTATGTTTTTACTGATAGATAA
- a CDS encoding HEAT repeat domain-containing protein: MSYKIEKSGDELKIYLLPDLNVTIFKEIIDKIANEKNVKTVKLDLSRVEYVQSKALAGFIQLNKFCNENGLDFLIVNANESIIQLFELTNLRSVFKIDMDFSSYKPEELLKFFEDIELADKVSDFIGENYNEQYKELMRKLLKSDDPVLKEYAILTIGKAGDFECLDDIRDALNDEVGNVVKAAITVLGWFQDFESKEKIYEFLKSEFIDVAESAAATVALLSDESDADRISELLKSDDERLKKIAIQALTLINDDKSYEILKSELEKEKDEYLLAYLVKMLSFFKKDEVADIILSYLSHRSNIVRESAAASLIRINAVHKIDEILKLTKDSDSMVAYFAVKAIGELCEEQKCADYLMNIYHEVAENVKLAIIEALGKIGANADDFLIQCLSEENEDIRKEAINSLYLLKGNEVKDIALKCLNDKSWIVRYKTVEILSNINGDDMETTLRMHLEKEDNRFVKEKIYQVLGEL; the protein is encoded by the coding sequence ATGTCTTACAAAATTGAAAAATCGGGTGATGAATTAAAAATATACTTACTGCCTGATTTGAATGTAACAATTTTTAAAGAGATAATCGATAAAATTGCTAATGAGAAAAATGTTAAAACTGTGAAGTTGGATCTTAGCAGAGTTGAATATGTACAGAGCAAAGCTCTTGCTGGTTTTATACAGCTAAATAAGTTTTGCAATGAAAATGGATTAGATTTTTTAATTGTAAATGCTAATGAGAGCATTATTCAATTGTTTGAGCTTACCAATTTGAGATCTGTTTTTAAGATTGATATGGATTTCAGTTCATATAAACCTGAAGAGTTGTTGAAATTTTTCGAAGATATAGAACTTGCTGATAAAGTTTCCGATTTTATAGGTGAAAATTACAATGAACAATATAAAGAATTAATGCGCAAATTATTAAAATCTGATGACCCAGTATTGAAAGAGTATGCCATATTGACAATAGGAAAAGCAGGGGATTTTGAGTGTTTAGATGATATCAGGGACGCATTGAATGATGAAGTTGGTAATGTTGTAAAAGCAGCAATTACTGTTTTAGGGTGGTTTCAGGATTTTGAAAGTAAAGAGAAGATTTATGAATTTTTGAAAAGTGAATTTATAGATGTTGCTGAATCTGCTGCAGCGACAGTAGCCCTGCTATCTGATGAAAGTGATGCTGATAGGATATCAGAACTTTTAAAAAGTGATGATGAAAGGTTAAAGAAGATTGCAATTCAAGCACTTACTTTAATAAATGATGATAAATCCTATGAGATTTTGAAAAGTGAGTTAGAAAAAGAGAAAGATGAATATCTTTTAGCGTATTTGGTAAAGATGTTATCTTTTTTTAAAAAGGATGAGGTTGCTGATATTATTTTAAGTTACTTATCTCATAGATCTAATATTGTCAGGGAATCTGCTGCTGCTTCACTTATTAGAATTAATGCTGTTCATAAAATCGATGAGATATTAAAGTTGACAAAAGACTCTGATAGTATGGTTGCCTATTTTGCTGTAAAAGCTATAGGTGAGTTATGTGAAGAGCAGAAATGTGCAGATTATTTAATGAATATTTATCATGAAGTGGCTGAAAATGTTAAACTTGCCATTATTGAGGCTTTGGGAAAGATTGGTGCAAATGCTGATGATTTTCTAATTCAATGTTTATCAGAGGAGAATGAAGATATTAGAAAAGAAGCAATCAATTCTCTTTATTTATTAAAAGGTAACGAGGTAAAAGATATAGCTTTGAAATGCTTAAATGATAAAAGTTGGATTGTTAGGTATAAAACTGTAGAGATATTATCGAATATTAATGGTGATGATATGGAAACCACTTTAAGAATGCATCTTGAAAAAGAGGATAATAGATTTGTGAAAGAGAAAATTTATCAGGTGCTGGGAGAGTTATGA
- the trpD gene encoding anthranilate phosphoribosyltransferase, which produces MYDAVKKLFNGKDMSLAESLKVFEGIMKGEFDDDIVSAVLIALKMKGETATEIYVAAKVLNDLKFRFEHSKRPCIDTCGTGGDGKSCVNVSTAVSIILSSLGHNVVKHGNVAISGKVGSADILDMLGIPVKLSVDEMREFYERNGFVFLLAPMFHPAMKNVAQIRKKLGVPTIFNLLGPLVNPADPEYQIIGVGSKDKLEVYAEAASKFKNKKFIVYSSLDGYDEVSTKEPTRCYKIIDGQISEFVLKPEDFFEPFDMPSVSSKEEAKRLFLEGIIGENEKISILFAINTALALHLIDNSSIDDGFEKVLQHLKSGKVIEKLESLKGVSA; this is translated from the coding sequence ATGTATGATGCTGTAAAAAAACTTTTTAATGGAAAAGATATGAGTTTAGCTGAGTCTTTAAAAGTTTTCGAGGGGATAATGAAAGGTGAGTTTGATGATGATATAGTCAGTGCTGTTTTAATTGCTCTAAAAATGAAAGGGGAAACTGCAACAGAGATATACGTTGCAGCAAAAGTTCTTAATGACCTTAAGTTTAGATTTGAACACTCTAAAAGGCCATGTATTGATACTTGTGGTACTGGTGGTGATGGTAAAAGCTGCGTCAATGTATCTACTGCTGTGTCTATTATTTTGTCGTCTCTTGGTCATAATGTGGTTAAACATGGTAATGTTGCTATAAGTGGAAAAGTGGGATCTGCTGATATTTTGGATATGTTAGGTATTCCTGTTAAGTTATCAGTTGATGAAATGCGTGAATTTTATGAAAGAAATGGTTTTGTGTTTTTGCTTGCACCGATGTTTCATCCTGCGATGAAAAATGTGGCTCAGATCAGAAAAAAACTTGGTGTTCCTACTATCTTCAATCTTTTGGGGCCGCTGGTAAACCCTGCTGATCCAGAATATCAAATCATTGGGGTAGGTAGTAAAGATAAACTCGAGGTTTACGCAGAAGCTGCTAGTAAATTTAAAAATAAAAAGTTTATAGTTTATTCGTCCTTAGATGGATATGATGAGGTTTCAACAAAAGAGCCAACAAGGTGCTATAAGATTATTGATGGGCAAATATCAGAATTTGTATTAAAGCCTGAAGATTTCTTTGAACCTTTTGATATGCCTTCTGTTTCATCAAAAGAAGAGGCTAAAAGACTGTTTTTAGAGGGCATTATTGGAGAAAATGAAAAAATTTCCATACTTTTTGCAATCAATACTGCACTTGCTTTGCATTTAATTGATAATAGTTCAATTGATGACGGTTTTGAAAAAGTGCTGCAACATCTGAAATCAGGCAAAGTAATTGAAAAATTAGAAAGTTTAAAAGGGGTAAGTGCTTAA
- a CDS encoding STAS domain-containing protein: protein MDVKDVNGKKVVYLSGEINAQTGQSMKEEVLKLFESTDTVVLSFKGVVYMNSSGLREIIDLYKKTNKNKKNLRLCELSNDLKEMFSFTGLDKVFKIFATENEALR from the coding sequence ATGGATGTAAAAGATGTGAATGGGAAAAAAGTTGTTTATTTAAGTGGGGAAATTAATGCGCAGACTGGGCAAAGTATGAAAGAAGAGGTTTTAAAACTTTTTGAATCCACAGATACTGTTGTACTGTCATTCAAAGGTGTTGTTTATATGAATAGTTCCGGTTTAAGGGAAATCATAGATCTGTATAAAAAAACTAACAAAAATAAAAAGAATCTTAGATTATGCGAATTATCCAATGACTTAAAAGAGATGTTTTCTTTTACTGGATTAGATAAAGTATTTAAAATATTTGCTACAGAAAATGAAGCTTTGAGGTAA